The following coding sequences are from one Planctomycetota bacterium window:
- a CDS encoding bi-domain-containing oxidoreductase, which produces MPPPESPGDREDRTILQVTHNPLRGRITVSRVPPPACRAGHVLIANACSVLSPGTERAALELGRKSLLGKARERPDQVARLLEKIRTEGLRPALSQAFDRLDQPSPLGYSSAGVAIACGEGVPGIRPGMRVASNGPHAGLVCVPRNLCAPVPENVPLDHAAYAVIGAIALQGVRLSRVELGDSVYVIGLGLVGQLAVALLKASGCRVYGTDLDPWKCEVARSLGADRAAADLDAAAVQTLTGGLGADAVLVTASTPSDGPIEQAAAAVRPKGRVVAVGAVGLNVPRRPFYFKEAELVVSKSYGPGRYDPEYEDRGRDYPPAYVRWTEQRNIQAVLDLMAAGRLDVSPLTTHRFPIERAEEAYALLEKGSARSLGVLLEYPAPPEAPAPPRHLPLRAAPSSKAPAVGFLGAGQFARAVLLPTLRSLGSLRFKTLCSPGPLAAIDAADKFGFESVTTDEDALFADPEIKAIFIATRHDQHARLAIRALRAGKHVFVEKPLGIALEEIESVERALAEAPSPPPLLMVGFNRRFSPLSRAVREFFADTATPRTVSVRFNAGTLPPGHWAADDAIGGGRIVGEACHGIDLATYLVGAPPARVFAEAVPGADDRCFITLRHTDGSVSCVAYLSGGDRGIPKERVEVFGGGRVAVIDDFREACFSVEGRIRRQRRWRRDKGHRDELAAFAELILRGGEAPVSWPELRAVSLTALLAVRSLREGVPLDIA; this is translated from the coding sequence GTGCCGCCGCCCGAGTCCCCAGGAGACCGGGAAGATCGAACGATCCTTCAGGTCACCCATAACCCTCTGCGGGGACGGATCACCGTCTCCCGGGTGCCGCCGCCCGCCTGCCGGGCCGGGCATGTGCTCATCGCCAATGCCTGCTCCGTCCTCTCCCCCGGCACCGAACGGGCTGCGCTTGAACTGGGCAGAAAGTCCCTGCTCGGAAAGGCCCGCGAACGCCCCGATCAGGTCGCCCGCCTCCTTGAAAAGATCCGCACTGAAGGCCTCCGGCCCGCCTTGAGCCAGGCCTTCGACCGGCTCGATCAGCCTTCCCCTCTGGGCTACTCGTCCGCGGGCGTGGCCATCGCCTGCGGTGAAGGGGTCCCCGGGATCCGACCCGGTATGCGCGTCGCCTCCAACGGACCCCATGCGGGGCTCGTCTGCGTTCCCCGGAACCTCTGCGCTCCCGTCCCCGAGAACGTCCCGCTCGACCACGCGGCCTACGCGGTGATCGGCGCCATCGCCCTCCAGGGCGTGCGCCTTTCCCGCGTCGAGCTCGGGGATTCGGTCTATGTCATCGGACTGGGACTCGTCGGTCAACTCGCGGTCGCGCTGCTGAAAGCTTCCGGATGCCGCGTTTATGGAACCGACCTCGACCCCTGGAAATGCGAAGTCGCCCGGTCCCTCGGAGCCGACCGCGCCGCCGCCGATCTGGATGCGGCGGCCGTGCAGACGCTGACCGGAGGACTGGGCGCCGACGCCGTGCTCGTAACGGCGTCCACCCCTTCCGATGGCCCCATCGAACAGGCCGCCGCGGCGGTCCGTCCGAAGGGACGCGTCGTGGCCGTGGGAGCCGTCGGATTGAACGTTCCCCGCCGGCCGTTCTACTTCAAGGAAGCAGAGCTCGTCGTCTCCAAGTCCTACGGTCCCGGACGGTACGACCCCGAATACGAAGATCGCGGTCGGGACTACCCGCCGGCGTACGTCCGGTGGACCGAGCAGCGCAACATCCAGGCCGTCCTCGATCTCATGGCCGCAGGACGTCTGGATGTCAGCCCTTTGACGACCCACCGCTTCCCCATCGAGCGCGCCGAGGAAGCCTACGCGCTCCTGGAAAAAGGCTCGGCCCGAAGCCTCGGCGTTCTTCTCGAGTACCCGGCGCCCCCCGAGGCGCCTGCGCCCCCGCGTCACCTCCCCCTGCGCGCCGCTCCGAGTTCTAAAGCGCCGGCGGTGGGGTTCCTGGGCGCCGGGCAGTTCGCCCGCGCGGTGCTGCTGCCGACCCTGCGGAGCCTCGGATCCTTGCGTTTCAAGACCCTCTGCTCCCCGGGCCCGCTCGCCGCGATCGATGCCGCCGACAAGTTCGGCTTCGAAAGCGTCACGACCGATGAAGACGCCCTTTTTGCCGATCCCGAAATCAAGGCGATCTTCATCGCCACCCGCCACGATCAGCACGCCCGGCTCGCCATCCGGGCCCTGCGTGCGGGGAAACACGTCTTCGTGGAAAAACCTCTGGGCATCGCGCTCGAGGAGATCGAATCGGTCGAACGGGCCCTCGCCGAAGCCCCCTCGCCTCCTCCCCTTCTCATGGTCGGATTCAACCGCAGGTTCTCCCCTCTCTCCCGCGCGGTCCGCGAATTCTTCGCGGACACAGCCACTCCCCGAACCGTTTCCGTCCGCTTCAACGCGGGAACCCTTCCCCCCGGCCATTGGGCGGCCGACGACGCTATCGGAGGCGGACGGATCGTGGGAGAGGCCTGTCATGGGATCGATTTGGCCACATACCTCGTGGGCGCGCCGCCCGCCCGCGTTTTCGCCGAAGCCGTCCCGGGCGCCGACGACCGGTGCTTCATCACGCTGCGCCACACCGACGGCTCGGTCTCCTGCGTCGCCTACCTCTCGGGCGGCGACCGGGGGATACCCAAGGAGCGCGTCGAAGTCTTCGGCGGCGGACGCGTGGCCGTCATCGATGACTTCCGCGAGGCCTGCTTCTCGGTTGAGGGACGGATACGGAGGCAGCGACGTTGGAGACGTGACAAAGGCCACCGGGATGAACTCGCCGCGTTTGCTGAACTCATCCTCCGGGGCGGCGAAGCCCCCGTTTCCTGGCCGGAACTTCGAGCCGTCTCCCTGACGGCGCTTCTGGCCGTCCGCAGTCTCCGGGAGGGCGTTCCCCTCGACATTGCCTGA
- a CDS encoding D-glucuronyl C5-epimerase family protein — translation MSFEAKANYPGPFDERGIPLLDYRGRLGPQYNPIAVAQYGLGNHNLFLLGRESDRLRRALAAADWLVETLSRGPQGLWLWLHHFDWDYRETLRAPWRSGLAQGQGISLLVRAHLETGREEYLDAALRAFEALRAPVDRGGTLFIDERGDPWIEEYIVSPPTHILNGFMWALWGVYDLHQRARIPEASSLWERCIGTLLAHLGRYDCGFWSLYEQSGTWMRMLASPFYHRLHIVQLRIMHRLTNEPLFRKTADRWEGYACNPWNRRRARLQKAIFKLLYY, via the coding sequence ATGAGCTTCGAAGCCAAGGCGAACTACCCCGGCCCCTTCGATGAAAGGGGGATTCCTCTCCTCGATTACCGCGGCCGTCTTGGACCCCAATACAACCCCATCGCGGTCGCCCAGTACGGGCTCGGAAACCACAATCTTTTCCTGCTCGGACGCGAATCGGACCGGCTCCGGCGCGCCCTCGCCGCGGCCGACTGGCTCGTCGAAACCCTCTCGCGCGGTCCCCAAGGCCTGTGGCTCTGGCTTCATCACTTCGACTGGGACTACCGCGAAACGCTGCGGGCCCCCTGGAGATCCGGTCTTGCTCAGGGCCAGGGCATTTCCCTCCTCGTCCGGGCGCACCTCGAAACCGGCCGGGAAGAATACCTCGACGCCGCCCTCCGGGCGTTCGAGGCCCTTCGCGCCCCCGTGGACCGCGGGGGAACCCTCTTCATCGACGAACGCGGCGATCCCTGGATCGAAGAGTACATCGTCTCGCCGCCGACGCACATCCTCAACGGCTTCATGTGGGCCCTCTGGGGAGTCTACGACCTCCATCAACGGGCCCGCATTCCCGAGGCGTCCTCTCTGTGGGAACGGTGCATCGGAACTCTCCTGGCTCATCTTGGCCGTTACGACTGCGGTTTCTGGTCGCTTTATGAACAGTCCGGAACCTGGATGCGAATGCTGGCCAGCCCGTTCTACCACCGCCTCCACATTGTGCAGCTCCGGATCATGCACCGCCTCACGAACGAACCCCTGTTTCGGAAGACGGCCGACCGATGGGAAGGGTACGCCTGCAATCCGTGGAACCGCCGGCGCGCCCGCTTGCAAAAGGCGATTTTCAAGCTTCTTTACTACTAA